GATTTCCGAACGAGCAGCCAGGTTGAGAGGTTTTGCCCGGTTGGGTTTGACCGGACGCGCCATCTCCTTCTGCACCCTTCTGGTCATGTGCACCGTCGGCTCCCTCAGCGCCGTCCTGATCCAGCAGAACCACAACGACTCGATCCGCAAGATCACCGAGCACGCCGTCACCTACACCCGGGCGATCGGCCACAACGCCGAGCCGGGCGTGCTGCTTAACGACCGGGACAGCCTCGAACGAGTCCTGGCCGGAGCGGCGGGCGACGCCACCGTCGTGCTGGCTGAGGTCTACGACGCCCACGGCGAACGTCTGTCCGTCTACCGGCGATCCGAAAACTTCGTGCCCCGGATCGCCGTCGATCCCAACGATCCGCTGGCCGGACCGGCCTCCCGCGACGACCAACGGGTGGAAATCTCGGTCACCGAACTGCTGGTGGTGGTGCCCATCTGGGCCAACGTCAGCCAGATCGACCTGGGCCTCCTGGACGCCGAGGCGGGCGCCGAACCGCGAGGCGCCGCCCCGATCGGCTATCTGCACATGGTCTACAGCCTCGAACAGGTGCTCTCGGAACTGAAGCACCGCATGGCGGCCAGCGTGGCCATCTCCGTGCTCGTGATCGTGGTCGGCATCGTCGCCACCGTGCTGGCCATGGGCCAGTTGCTCACCCCGATCCGCGACCTGGTTGCCGCCAGCACCGCCGTCGCCGAGGGCAACCTGAGCAAACGGGCGACCGAGGAGGCGGTCGGCGAGATCGGCCTGCTCGCCTCCAGCTTCAATCGGATGGTCGAATCCCTGCAGGAGCGAACGGCTGAGTTATCGGAATCCAACGGCCGGCTCACGTGCGAGATCGCCGAGCGGACCCGGGCCGAGGAGGAGCTCAAGAAGGCCAAGGAGGCGGCTGAGAGCGCCGACCGGGCCAAGAGCGAGTTCCTGGCCAACATGTCGCACGAAATCCGCACGCCGATGAACGGGATCATCGGCATGACCCTTCTGACCCTCGAAACCGACCTGAGCGAGGAACAGGCTGAGTACCTCAACATGGTCCGCCGCTGCGCCGACTCCCTGCTGACCATCATCAACGACATTCTGGACTTCTCCAAGATCGAAGCGGGCAAGCTGGAGCTCGAACGGATCAGCTTCGGCCTCCGCGAATGCGTGGGCGAAACGATCAACTTCCTCGCCCCGCAGGCCGAAAGCAAGGGCCTGCAACTGCTGGTGCAGGTGGACGAGAACGTGCCCGCCCAGGTGATGGGCGATCCGGGACGCCTCCGCCAGGTGATCACCAACCTGATCAACAACGCCGTCAAGTTCACCGAACAGGGCGAGGTCGCCCTGGCCGTCCGCGCCGAGCACGCCGGCGATTATCGGGCCGAGCTTCACTTCAGCGTCCGCGACACCGGCATCGGCATTCGCTCGGAGAAGCAGCGGACCATCTTCGAAGCCTTCGAACAGGAAGACGGCTCGACCACCCGCCGCTACGGCGGGACGGGCCTGGGCCTGGCCATCTGCCGCCAACTGGTCGAAATGATGGGCGGCCGGATCTGGGTCGAGAGCGAACCGGGCAAAGGCAGCACCTTCCACTTCACCGCCGCTTTTGATCTTTCCGAAACCAAACCCCACCTCGTGCCGGCGGACTTCAAGGATCTGAAGGTGCTGGCCGTCGATCCCAATCTGACCAATCAGTGCGTGCTCAGCCAGCAGTTCAAGGGCTGGGGCGTTTCGCTCACCACGGTGGCCGCCGCCGATGAGGCGATCCAGGCCCTCAACGAGGCCATCGAAGCCGGTCAGCCCTTCCGGACGGCGCTGATCGAGCTG
The sequence above is drawn from the Phycisphaerae bacterium genome and encodes:
- a CDS encoding response regulator — translated: MRGFARLGLTGRAISFCTLLVMCTVGSLSAVLIQQNHNDSIRKITEHAVTYTRAIGHNAEPGVLLNDRDSLERVLAGAAGDATVVLAEVYDAHGERLSVYRRSENFVPRIAVDPNDPLAGPASRDDQRVEISVTELLVVVPIWANVSQIDLGLLDAEAGAEPRGAAPIGYLHMVYSLEQVLSELKHRMAASVAISVLVIVVGIVATVLAMGQLLTPIRDLVAASTAVAEGNLSKRATEEAVGEIGLLASSFNRMVESLQERTAELSESNGRLTCEIAERTRAEEELKKAKEAAESADRAKSEFLANMSHEIRTPMNGIIGMTLLTLETDLSEEQAEYLNMVRRCADSLLTIINDILDFSKIEAGKLELERISFGLRECVGETINFLAPQAESKGLQLLVQVDENVPAQVMGDPGRLRQVITNLINNAVKFTEQGEVALAVRAEHAGDYRAELHFSVRDTGIGIRSEKQRTIFEAFEQEDGSTTRRYGGTGLGLAICRQLVEMMGGRIWVESEPGKGSTFHFTAAFDLSETKPHLVPADFKDLKVLAVDPNLTNQCVLSQQFKGWGVSLTTVAAADEAIQALNEAIEAGQPFRTALIELRLRESDGLDLAQQIRNTPSLATTHIIVLASSDQPEDHDRCRQLGVSRLLIRPVDPQTLCSALAETTTGKPRSAEQPAETKPPRPLRILVAEDNPVNQKLAIRILEKWGHTVATADNGRKACEAVRKNDYDLVLMDVQMPEMDGFEATAAIREQEMPLGQRIPIIAMTAYAMKGDMERCLEAGMDGYIAKPIKITELQAAIDAVVRQSAALAQVVE